From one Azospirillum sp. TSH100 genomic stretch:
- a CDS encoding ABC transporter substrate-binding protein produces the protein MSLRSFTFGAVTSVVLALSAAAVTAQAADTEAVKLGFAKCAHCLPMALTPDLATGVKIEAINFNSGNDVLTALVSKSIDVAQVTYLHYITALDKGFDVVAISGQVNGGSEILTAKGIDLKADDWAGLKALIADRKAKGEPLRVAASRGNAQDIHMRGAFLKNGIDANKDVQFVNIPNPSDHAAALQRGEVDVICTVEPFASQIRGSGVGRHFTLPYDQAAGNLTNLIVTRSDVIKEHPKAVEATVASVVALVDKLKADKGAWIDTINKYTGMDKTVAAEALKNASPDYAMHKDSTLAIAAMMRDLKYISHDVSAAAEKNLDYRFLETVTNKPKTELGF, from the coding sequence ATGTCGCTTCGATCCTTCACGTTTGGCGCCGTCACCAGCGTGGTCCTCGCCCTGTCCGCGGCTGCCGTGACCGCCCAAGCCGCCGACACGGAAGCGGTGAAGCTGGGATTCGCCAAATGCGCTCACTGCCTGCCGATGGCGCTGACGCCGGATTTGGCGACGGGCGTCAAGATCGAAGCCATTAACTTCAATTCCGGCAACGACGTGCTGACGGCGTTGGTGTCCAAGAGCATCGATGTGGCGCAGGTCACCTACCTCCACTACATCACCGCGCTCGACAAAGGGTTCGACGTGGTGGCCATCTCCGGTCAGGTGAATGGCGGCTCGGAGATTCTGACCGCCAAGGGGATCGATCTGAAGGCGGACGACTGGGCCGGGCTGAAGGCGCTGATTGCCGATCGCAAGGCGAAGGGAGAGCCGCTGCGCGTCGCTGCGTCGCGCGGGAACGCCCAGGACATCCACATGCGGGGCGCCTTCCTGAAGAACGGCATCGACGCCAACAAGGACGTGCAGTTCGTCAACATCCCGAACCCGTCCGACCATGCCGCCGCCCTCCAGCGCGGCGAGGTCGACGTGATCTGCACGGTCGAGCCCTTCGCCTCGCAGATCCGCGGCAGCGGGGTGGGCCGGCACTTCACGCTTCCCTACGATCAGGCCGCCGGCAACCTGACCAACCTGATCGTCACCCGGTCCGACGTGATCAAGGAGCATCCCAAGGCGGTCGAGGCGACCGTCGCGTCCGTCGTGGCACTGGTCGACAAGCTGAAGGCGGACAAGGGCGCCTGGATCGACACCATCAACAAGTACACCGGCATGGACAAGACGGTCGCCGCGGAAGCGCTGAAGAACGCCTCGCCCGACTATGCCATGCACAAGGACAGCACGCTGGCCATCGCCGCGATGATGCGCGACCTGAAATACATCAGCCACGACGTCTCCGCCGCTGCCGAAAAGAACCTCGACTACAGGTTCCTGGAGACCGTCACGAACAAGCCGAAGACCGAGCTGGGATTCTGA
- a CDS encoding ABC transporter permease, giving the protein MTAIWKSWERAVVPLFILGAWEAVSRSGLLPAALLPPPTVVLHAWGDWVFGFDETAQANSGRWLADALSSALRVAAGYGIAAASGILLGIAIGWWRWVERTVEPTIQMLRPVPPVSWIPLAIIWFGIANKPAIFLVFLGAFFPILMNTIHGVKTADRNLIRAASMMGATEQQLLRHVVFPAALPSIFAGLRIGIGAAWMLTVTAEMVAVKSGLGYVLWDSYYFLRYDLVLASMASIGLLGYATDGLIKLLMSVALHWQHGSTLQSREG; this is encoded by the coding sequence ATGACGGCGATATGGAAATCCTGGGAACGTGCTGTCGTTCCCCTCTTCATCCTGGGGGCGTGGGAAGCCGTGTCGCGCTCCGGCCTTCTGCCCGCGGCGCTGCTGCCGCCGCCGACGGTGGTGCTGCATGCGTGGGGCGACTGGGTGTTCGGCTTCGACGAGACCGCACAGGCCAACAGCGGGCGCTGGCTGGCCGACGCGCTGTCCAGCGCCTTGCGGGTCGCCGCCGGCTATGGCATCGCGGCGGCCAGCGGCATCCTGCTGGGCATCGCCATCGGCTGGTGGCGCTGGGTCGAACGGACGGTGGAGCCGACCATCCAGATGCTGCGCCCGGTTCCGCCGGTGTCCTGGATTCCGCTGGCGATCATCTGGTTCGGGATCGCCAACAAGCCGGCCATCTTCCTGGTCTTCCTCGGTGCCTTCTTCCCCATCCTGATGAACACCATCCACGGGGTGAAGACGGCCGACCGCAACCTGATCCGCGCCGCCTCCATGATGGGCGCCACCGAGCAGCAGCTTCTGCGCCATGTGGTGTTCCCGGCGGCCCTGCCCAGCATCTTCGCCGGGCTGCGCATCGGCATCGGCGCCGCCTGGATGCTCACGGTCACGGCGGAGATGGTCGCGGTCAAGAGCGGGCTGGGGTACGTGCTGTGGGACAGTTACTATTTCCTGCGCTACGACCTCGTGCTCGCCTCCATGGCCAGCATCGGCCTGCTCGGCTACGCGACCGACGGCCTGATCAAGCTCCTGATGTCCGTGGCGCTGCACTGGCAGCACGGATCCACCCTGCAAAGCCGGGAGGGCTGA
- a CDS encoding SCP2 sterol-binding domain-containing protein, whose translation MRDPDAAQTVSTPTVSEDRARRFETGLSRAGLGLVPRLGRRASDALLARLLRLLADRHPRAFEALREMPDASVLIEPVDAPVALLMRVGRDLSLHALPRGVHGADEAAADAVADAVIRGPYARLLDLLEGRIDGDALFFRRELSISGDTALILALRNTLDGEDEMDLVADAASIAGPLARALPVLRRNAGPVLDRIEAARRLLPPPLRRGIERVEARITGTLPGSGM comes from the coding sequence ATGCGCGATCCCGATGCCGCACAGACTGTTTCCACCCCGACTGTTTCCGAAGACCGCGCCCGCCGGTTCGAGACCGGGCTGAGCCGGGCCGGGCTGGGGCTGGTGCCCAGGCTGGGGCGGCGGGCCAGCGACGCCCTGCTCGCCCGGCTGCTGCGGCTGCTGGCCGACCGGCATCCGCGCGCCTTCGAGGCTCTGCGCGAAATGCCGGACGCCAGCGTGCTGATCGAGCCGGTGGACGCGCCGGTGGCGCTGCTGATGCGCGTCGGCCGTGATCTGTCGCTGCATGCCCTGCCCCGTGGCGTGCATGGTGCGGATGAGGCGGCGGCCGATGCCGTGGCCGACGCGGTGATCCGCGGGCCCTATGCCCGGCTGCTCGACCTGCTGGAGGGACGGATCGACGGCGATGCGCTGTTCTTCCGGCGTGAACTGAGCATTTCCGGTGACACGGCGCTGATCCTAGCACTTCGCAACACGCTGGACGGCGAGGACGAGATGGATCTGGTGGCCGACGCCGCTTCCATCGCCGGGCCGCTGGCCCGCGCGCTCCCGGTGCTGCGGCGGAACGCCGGGCCGGTGCTCGACCGGATCGAGGCTGCCCGCCGGCTGCTGCCGCCGCCGCTGCGGCGCGGGATCGAGCGGGTCGAGGCGCGCATCACCGGGACGCTGCCCGGATCGGGGATGTAG
- a CDS encoding GntR family transcriptional regulator: MGIAGSTMDTVKTAKASAGPIRRETLHHGAVAELRAMILSGELRPGSRVPEVQLCEQLGVSRTPLREALRVLAAEGLVELRPHRGAVVTLIDPKEIAAVFEVMEVLEALAGGLACQRGTVEEFAELERLHALLHAQFEAGDRLAYFMTNRQIHAWIVAMARNPSLEVTYAGFASKILRARSLANYDANRWRDSLSEHESFMVALRRRDAAAAGSLLANHCGHTADAVLAALNLNGIER; encoded by the coding sequence ATGGGCATCGCCGGATCGACCATGGACACCGTGAAGACCGCCAAGGCCTCCGCCGGGCCGATCCGCCGTGAAACACTGCATCACGGCGCCGTCGCGGAACTGCGCGCGATGATCCTTTCCGGCGAATTGCGTCCGGGCAGCCGCGTACCGGAGGTCCAGCTGTGCGAGCAGCTCGGGGTATCCCGCACGCCCTTGCGGGAAGCGCTGCGCGTCCTGGCGGCGGAGGGGCTGGTGGAACTTCGCCCGCACCGCGGCGCCGTGGTGACGCTCATCGATCCAAAGGAAATCGCCGCCGTCTTTGAAGTCATGGAGGTGCTGGAAGCGCTTGCGGGCGGGCTTGCCTGCCAGAGGGGCACGGTGGAGGAGTTCGCCGAACTTGAGCGGCTCCATGCGCTGCTTCATGCCCAGTTCGAGGCCGGCGACCGGCTGGCTTACTTCATGACCAATCGTCAGATACACGCCTGGATCGTCGCAATGGCGCGCAACCCATCCCTGGAAGTCACCTATGCCGGCTTCGCCTCAAAGATCCTCCGCGCCCGGTCGCTGGCCAATTATGATGCCAACCGCTGGCGCGACTCCCTGAGCGAACATGAGAGCTTCATGGTGGCGCTCCGGCGGCGCGATGCAGCGGCGGCCGGCAGTCTCCTGGCAAACCATTGCGGCCACACCGCGGATGCCGTCCTCGCCGCGCTCAATCTCAATGGAATCGAACGCTGA
- a CDS encoding ABC transporter ATP-binding protein — translation MASIELKNITKIFRDAKRKRDLLAIDDVSLSVEPNQFLCLLGSSGCGKSTLLNMIAGFEKPTGGSVTVGGKPVDGPGADRGMVFQQANLMPWLPVWENVAFHLRLKGWRKADRRAAAQEYIDMVGLRGFENHFPAELSGGMSQRVGIARALLLNPQVILMDEPFAALDAQTKMDMQEELVAIWQKQRCTIVFVTHSVDEALVLGTQVAVLTSRPGRVRELIDLDLPRPRDITSRQFNDHKRHILNLIREEGMQQRREARPDSLAASRLGATA, via the coding sequence ATGGCCTCCATCGAGCTGAAGAACATCACCAAGATTTTCCGTGACGCCAAGCGCAAGCGCGATCTGCTGGCCATCGACGATGTCAGCCTTTCGGTGGAACCGAACCAGTTCCTTTGCCTGCTGGGCTCGTCGGGCTGCGGCAAGTCAACGCTGCTCAACATGATCGCCGGTTTCGAGAAGCCGACCGGCGGCAGCGTGACGGTCGGCGGCAAGCCGGTGGACGGACCGGGTGCCGACCGCGGCATGGTCTTCCAGCAGGCCAACCTGATGCCCTGGCTGCCGGTATGGGAGAACGTCGCCTTCCATCTGCGGCTGAAGGGCTGGCGCAAGGCCGACCGCCGGGCCGCGGCGCAGGAATACATCGACATGGTGGGCCTGCGCGGCTTCGAGAACCATTTCCCGGCCGAACTGTCGGGCGGCATGAGCCAGCGTGTCGGCATCGCCCGCGCCCTGCTGCTGAACCCGCAGGTCATCCTGATGGACGAGCCGTTCGCGGCGCTGGATGCCCAGACCAAGATGGACATGCAGGAGGAACTGGTCGCCATCTGGCAGAAGCAGCGCTGCACCATCGTCTTCGTCACCCACAGCGTGGACGAGGCGCTGGTGCTGGGCACCCAGGTCGCCGTCCTGACCAGCCGGCCGGGACGGGTGCGCGAGCTGATCGACCTCGACCTGCCGCGCCCGCGCGACATCACCAGCCGGCAGTTCAACGACCACAAACGCCACATCCTGAACCTGATCCGCGAGGAG